A DNA window from Pseudomonas sp. GD03919 contains the following coding sequences:
- a CDS encoding FMN-dependent NADH-azoreductase, with protein MSRVLVIESSARQQGSVSRELTRQFIGNWQAAHPADQIQIRDLAVEPVPHLDATLLGGWMTPSEQQNDAEKAALARSNQLTDELLAADVLVLAAPMYNFAIPSTLKAWLDHVLRAGVTFKYTETGPQGLLTGKRAFVLTARGGIYAGSGLDHQEPYLRQALAFIGIHDVQFIHAEGLNLGAEFSEKGLAQAKARLAEVA; from the coding sequence ATGTCCCGTGTTCTCGTTATCGAAAGCAGCGCCCGCCAGCAAGGTTCGGTTTCCCGCGAGCTGACCCGGCAGTTCATCGGTAATTGGCAAGCCGCACACCCGGCAGACCAGATCCAGATTCGCGATCTGGCAGTCGAGCCGGTTCCGCACCTCGATGCCACCCTGCTGGGTGGCTGGATGACCCCGAGCGAGCAGCAGAACGATGCCGAGAAGGCTGCCCTGGCCCGCTCCAATCAACTCACCGATGAGTTGCTGGCTGCCGATGTGCTGGTGCTGGCTGCGCCGATGTACAACTTCGCCATCCCCAGCACGCTGAAGGCCTGGCTGGATCATGTGCTGCGCGCCGGCGTCACCTTCAAGTACACCGAAACCGGCCCGCAGGGCCTGCTGACCGGCAAGCGTGCCTTCGTGCTGACCGCGCGTGGCGGTATCTACGCCGGCAGCGGTCTGGATCATCAGGAACCCTACCTGCGCCAGGCGCTGGCTTTCATTGGTATCCATGACGTGCAGTTCATCCATGCCGAAGGCCTGAACCTGGGCGCCGAGTTCAGTGAAAAAGGCCTGGCCCAGGCCAAGGCCAGGCTGGCTGAAGTGGCCTGA
- a CDS encoding 3-phosphoglycerate kinase — protein sequence MKKIICLLFACLPLAAHAYPIEVEKQFNGAEVSASTQVIDHNMSALMLYNYGQSEAECTAVFRNGPEAPRTRRTVLAPGASNNMTVKFTRSVIRLRVNLTCNLR from the coding sequence ATGAAAAAAATAATCTGCTTGCTGTTCGCCTGTCTGCCGCTGGCTGCCCATGCCTACCCCATCGAGGTAGAAAAACAGTTCAATGGTGCCGAGGTCTCGGCCAGCACACAGGTAATCGATCACAACATGTCGGCGCTGATGCTCTACAACTACGGGCAGAGCGAGGCCGAATGCACGGCTGTGTTTCGCAATGGCCCCGAGGCACCACGTACCCGGCGTACCGTGTTGGCACCTGGCGCCAGCAACAACATGACGGTCAAGTTCACCCGGAGCGTGATTCGCCTGCGGGTCAACCTGACCTGCAACCTGAGGTGA
- a CDS encoding LysR family transcriptional regulator, translating to MKAPRVTLDQWRTLQAVVDQGGFAQAADVLHRSQSSVSYTVARMQEQLGVPLLRIDGRKAVLTEAGDVLLRRSRQLVKQASQLEDLAHHMEQGWEAEVRLVVDAAYPTATIVRALTAFMPQSRGCRVRLREEVLSGVEEVLLEGTADLAISALNITGHLGIELGEVEFVAVANPEHPLHRLQRELSFQDLEGQMQVVTRDSGRLQPRDAGWLGAEQRWTVGSLPTARTFVSSGLGFAWLPRHLITRELQEGLLKPLPLAQGGIRKPRFFLYSNKDRVLGPATQILIELIKNFDATPLDAAFAAPQPAN from the coding sequence ATGAAAGCTCCTCGCGTAACCCTGGATCAATGGCGCACGTTGCAAGCTGTGGTGGATCAGGGCGGTTTTGCCCAGGCCGCCGACGTGTTGCACCGTTCGCAGTCCTCGGTCAGCTATACCGTGGCGCGCATGCAGGAACAGCTCGGCGTACCGCTGTTGCGTATCGACGGTCGCAAGGCCGTGCTCACCGAGGCCGGCGACGTGCTGCTGCGCCGTTCGCGGCAACTGGTCAAGCAGGCCAGCCAACTGGAAGACCTTGCGCACCACATGGAGCAGGGCTGGGAAGCCGAGGTGCGCCTGGTGGTGGATGCAGCCTATCCCACCGCAACCATCGTCCGCGCCCTCACCGCCTTCATGCCGCAAAGCCGTGGTTGCCGCGTGCGCCTGCGTGAAGAAGTGTTGTCCGGGGTCGAGGAGGTGCTGCTCGAAGGCACTGCCGATCTGGCCATCAGCGCGCTGAACATCACCGGCCATCTGGGTATCGAGCTGGGCGAAGTGGAGTTCGTTGCCGTCGCCAACCCGGAACACCCACTGCACCGTTTGCAACGCGAATTGAGCTTTCAGGACCTGGAAGGCCAGATGCAGGTGGTCACCCGTGACAGTGGCCGCCTGCAGCCGCGTGATGCCGGCTGGCTGGGCGCCGAACAGCGCTGGACGGTTGGCAGCCTGCCGACCGCGCGCACCTTCGTCAGCAGCGGCCTGGGCTTTGCCTGGCTACCGCGCCACCTGATCACCCGGGAATTGCAGGAAGGCCTGCTGAAACCGTTGCCGCTGGCACAGGGTGGCATCCGCAAGCCACGCTTCTTCCTCTATAGCAACAAGGACCGTGTCCTCGGCCCGGCCACGCAGATTCTCATCGAGCTGATCAAGAATTTCGACGCGACGCCTCTGGATGCAGCCTTTGCGGCACCGCAGCCAGCCAACTGA
- a CDS encoding alpha/beta fold hydrolase, producing the protein MPYFDNEGCQLHYEDYGHGQPLLLVHGLGSSTRDWEYQIPLLARHYRVLALDVRGHGRSDKPRGPYRIADFADDVVALIEHLQLPPVHLVGISMGGMIGFQLGVDRPELLRSLTIVNSGPEVKARNAREWLEIGKRWTLSRLLSLDTIGKALGKLLFPKPEQAELRRKIAERWPQNDKHAYLASLDAIIGWGVRERLGRITCPTLVISADHDYTPVERKREYVAEMSNAHLLVIENSRHATPLDQPERFNNALLAFLGEIANKEN; encoded by the coding sequence ATGCCCTATTTCGACAACGAAGGCTGTCAGCTGCACTACGAGGACTATGGTCATGGACAGCCGCTGCTGCTGGTGCATGGCCTGGGTTCGAGCACGCGCGATTGGGAATACCAGATTCCGCTGCTGGCCCGGCATTACCGGGTGCTGGCGCTGGACGTGCGTGGCCACGGCCGTTCGGACAAGCCGCGCGGACCTTACCGCATCGCCGACTTCGCCGATGACGTGGTCGCACTGATCGAGCACCTGCAACTGCCACCGGTGCATCTGGTGGGCATCTCCATGGGCGGCATGATTGGCTTCCAGCTTGGCGTCGACCGCCCCGAACTGTTGCGCAGCCTGACCATCGTCAACAGCGGCCCCGAAGTGAAAGCCAGAAACGCGCGCGAATGGCTGGAAATCGGCAAGCGCTGGACGCTGTCGCGCCTGCTCAGCCTGGACACCATCGGCAAGGCGCTGGGCAAGCTGCTGTTCCCCAAACCGGAACAGGCCGAGCTGCGGCGCAAGATCGCAGAACGCTGGCCACAGAACGACAAGCACGCTTATCTGGCCAGCCTCGATGCCATCATCGGCTGGGGCGTGCGCGAACGACTTGGGCGCATCACCTGTCCTACCCTGGTGATCAGCGCCGACCACGACTACACACCGGTTGAACGCAAACGTGAATACGTGGCAGAAATGTCCAACGCGCACCTGCTGGTGATCGAAAACTCGCGCCATGCCACACCGCTGGATCAACCGGAACGCTTTAATAACGCCCTGCTCGCCTTTCTCGGCGAGATTGCCAACAAGGAAAACTGA
- a CDS encoding peptidylprolyl isomerase: MLKQLVLATGALLLSSSLLAADNPKVLLTTSLGEVEVELAADKAPISTQNFLKYVDNGFYNGTQFHRVIPGFMVQGGGFDADMRQKDTDAPIKNEADNGLHNVRGTLAMARTQVRDSATSQFFINHKDNAFLDHSARDFGYAVFGKVTRGMDVVDKIAQVPTGNRGMHQNVPREPVLIIEAKRL; this comes from the coding sequence ATGCTCAAGCAACTCGTTCTCGCCACCGGCGCCCTGCTGCTGTCCTCCAGCCTGCTGGCCGCCGACAACCCCAAGGTACTGCTGACCACCAGCCTGGGCGAAGTGGAAGTGGAGCTGGCCGCCGACAAGGCACCGATCAGCACGCAAAACTTCCTCAAATACGTCGACAACGGCTTTTACAACGGCACCCAGTTCCATCGGGTGATTCCGGGCTTCATGGTTCAGGGCGGCGGTTTCGATGCCGATATGCGTCAGAAGGACACCGACGCACCGATCAAGAACGAGGCCGACAATGGCCTGCACAACGTCCGTGGCACCCTGGCCATGGCGCGCACGCAGGTACGCGATTCGGCCACCAGCCAGTTCTTCATCAACCACAAGGACAATGCCTTCCTCGACCACAGCGCGCGTGACTTCGGCTACGCCGTGTTCGGCAAGGTCACCCGTGGCATGGACGTGGTGGACAAGATTGCCCAGGTACCGACCGGCAATCGTGGCATGCACCAGAACGTACCGCGCGAGCCGGTGCTGATCATCGAGGCCAAACGTCTGTAA
- the fpr gene encoding ferredoxin-NADP reductase, translating to MSNMNVERVLSVHHWNDTLFSFKCTRDPGLRFENGQFVMIGLQQENGRPLMRAYSIASPNWEEHLEFFSIKVPDGPLTSQLQHLKEGDEIIISKKPTGTLVLDDLNPGKHLYLLSTGTGLAPFMSVIQDPETYERFEKVILVHGVRYVNEVAYREFITEHLPRNEFFGDALKEKLIYYPTVTREPFENQGRLTDLMRSGKLFADIGLPPINPQDDRAMICGSPSMLDETSEVLDSFGLKISPRMREPGDYLIERAFVEK from the coding sequence ATGAGCAATATGAACGTCGAGCGTGTGCTCAGCGTCCACCACTGGAACGATACGCTGTTCAGCTTCAAGTGCACCCGTGATCCGGGCCTGCGCTTCGAGAATGGCCAGTTCGTGATGATCGGCCTGCAGCAGGAAAACGGTCGCCCGCTGATGCGCGCCTATTCCATCGCCAGCCCGAACTGGGAAGAGCATCTGGAGTTCTTCAGCATCAAGGTGCCGGACGGTCCGCTGACCTCGCAGCTGCAGCACCTCAAGGAAGGCGACGAGATCATCATCAGCAAGAAGCCCACCGGCACCCTGGTGCTCGATGACCTCAACCCCGGCAAGCACCTCTATCTGCTGTCCACTGGTACCGGCCTGGCACCGTTCATGAGCGTGATTCAGGATCCGGAAACCTACGAGCGTTTCGAGAAGGTGATTCTGGTTCATGGCGTGCGCTACGTGAACGAAGTGGCCTACCGCGAGTTCATCACCGAGCATCTGCCGCGCAACGAGTTCTTTGGCGATGCGCTGAAAGAGAAGCTGATCTACTACCCCACCGTGACCCGCGAACCGTTCGAGAACCAGGGCCGCCTGACCGACCTGATGCGCAGCGGCAAGCTGTTCGCCGACATCGGCCTGCCGCCGATCAATCCGCAGGATGACCGCGCCATGATCTGCGGCAGCCCGAGCATGCTCGACGAGACCAGCGAAGTGCTCGACAGCTTTGGCCTGAAGATTTCCCCGCGCATGCGTGAGCCGGGGGACTATCTGATCGAGCGCGCCTTCGTCGAGAAATAA
- a CDS encoding LysR family transcriptional regulator has protein sequence MRFTLRQLQVFVAVAQHESVSRAAQSLALSQSATSTSLTELERQSDCQLFDRAGKRLALNALGRQLLPEAVALIDQAREIERLLGGKSGYGSLNVGATLTVGNYLATLLIGSFMQRHPECRVKLQVHNTAHVVQQIAHYELDLGLIEGDCQHPDIEVQPWVEDELVVFCAPQHPLAKRGSASLEELTHEAWILREQGSGTRLTFDQAMRHHPRNLNIRLELEHTEAIKRAVESGLGIGCISRLALRDAFRRGSLMPVETPQLDLRRQFYFIWHKQKYRTAAMREFLEQCRALTAGVSRSDQIVLPPIV, from the coding sequence ATGCGATTTACCCTCAGACAACTTCAGGTATTCGTCGCCGTGGCGCAGCATGAGAGCGTTTCCCGCGCCGCGCAATCGCTCGCATTGTCGCAGTCGGCGACCAGCACCTCGCTGACCGAACTGGAACGGCAATCCGATTGCCAGCTGTTCGATCGCGCGGGCAAACGCCTGGCGCTCAACGCCCTGGGCCGGCAGTTGCTGCCCGAGGCCGTGGCGCTGATCGATCAGGCCCGCGAGATCGAGCGCCTGCTCGGCGGCAAGAGCGGCTATGGCTCACTGAACGTTGGCGCCACCCTGACCGTGGGCAACTACCTGGCCACCCTGCTGATCGGCAGCTTCATGCAGCGCCATCCCGAATGCCGGGTGAAGCTGCAGGTGCACAACACCGCCCATGTGGTGCAACAGATCGCCCATTATGAGCTGGACCTGGGCTTGATCGAAGGCGACTGCCAGCACCCGGATATCGAGGTGCAGCCCTGGGTCGAGGACGAACTGGTGGTGTTCTGTGCGCCACAGCATCCGCTGGCCAAGCGCGGCAGTGCCAGTCTGGAGGAGTTGACGCACGAAGCCTGGATTCTGCGTGAACAGGGCTCGGGCACGCGGCTGACCTTCGACCAGGCCATGCGCCATCACCCGCGCAACCTGAATATCCGCCTGGAGCTGGAACACACCGAGGCGATCAAGCGTGCGGTGGAATCCGGCCTGGGCATCGGCTGCATCTCGCGTCTGGCGCTGCGCGACGCCTTTCGCCGGGGCAGCCTGATGCCGGTAGAAACCCCGCAACTGGATCTGCGCCGGCAGTTCTACTTCATCTGGCACAAGCAGAAGTACCGCACGGCAGCGATGCGCGAGTTTCTCGAGCAATGTCGCGCGCTGACCGCAGGCGTCAGCCGTAGCGACCAGATCGTCCTGCCGCCAATCGTCTGA
- a CDS encoding diacylglycerol kinase — protein sequence MSEFKGQTGLKRILNAAGYSLDGLRAAFLGEAAFRQLVLLNLLLIPSAFVFEVSRAERALMVAVCLLALIVELLNSAIEAAIDRISLERHPLSKNAKDMGSAAQLLALGMIASVWAIILLG from the coding sequence ATGTCCGAATTCAAGGGCCAGACGGGCCTGAAACGCATCCTCAATGCAGCGGGCTATTCGCTCGATGGCTTGCGCGCCGCATTTCTCGGTGAGGCGGCATTTCGTCAACTGGTGCTGCTCAATCTGCTGCTGATCCCCTCGGCTTTTGTGTTCGAGGTCAGTCGCGCCGAGCGGGCCTTGATGGTCGCGGTTTGTCTGCTGGCGCTGATCGTCGAACTGCTCAACTCGGCCATCGAGGCCGCCATCGACCGCATTTCCCTCGAGCGCCATCCGCTGTCGAAAAATGCCAAGGACATGGGCAGCGCTGCGCAATTGCTGGCGCTGGGCATGATCGCCTCGGTCTGGGCGATCATTCTGCTGGGGTGA
- the erdR gene encoding response regulator transcription factor ErdR produces MAAYEILIADDHPLFRSALQQALTLGLGPQVHLVEAASIAELEGHLAAKSGWDLVLLDLNMPGAYGFSGLVLLRGQYPQIPVVMISAQEEASVVNRSREFGASGFIPKSSPLETLQQAVRHVLDGDTWWPALAEEGAPVSDEAKAASVGLASLTPQQFRVLTMVCEGLLNKQIAYELGVSEATVKAHVTAIFRKLGVRTRTQAALLLQQMESIPA; encoded by the coding sequence ATGGCCGCCTACGAAATCCTGATTGCCGACGATCACCCACTGTTTCGCAGCGCGCTGCAGCAAGCACTGACCCTGGGGCTGGGGCCGCAGGTGCATCTGGTCGAGGCTGCCAGCATTGCCGAACTCGAGGGCCATCTGGCCGCCAAGAGTGGCTGGGATCTGGTTCTGCTCGATCTCAATATGCCGGGTGCCTATGGTTTTTCCGGGCTGGTGCTGTTGCGCGGGCAGTACCCGCAGATCCCCGTGGTGATGATCTCCGCCCAGGAAGAGGCCTCGGTGGTCAACCGCTCCCGCGAGTTCGGCGCCAGCGGTTTCATTCCCAAATCCAGCCCGTTGGAAACCCTGCAGCAGGCCGTGCGCCATGTGCTCGATGGTGATACCTGGTGGCCCGCACTGGCTGAAGAAGGTGCGCCGGTTTCCGATGAGGCCAAGGCCGCGAGTGTCGGCCTGGCGAGCCTCACGCCACAGCAGTTCCGGGTGCTGACCATGGTCTGCGAAGGGTTGCTGAACAAGCAGATCGCCTACGAGCTGGGCGTATCCGAAGCCACCGTTAAGGCGCATGTGACGGCGATCTTCCGCAAGCTGGGCGTGCGCACCCGCACTCAGGCGGCGTTGCTGTTGCAGCAGATGGAATCGATCCCCGCTTAG
- a CDS encoding DMT family transporter: protein MRSQALRADLLMLITAMIWGSAFVAQRLGMDNIGPFLYTGLRFALACVVLLPVLALLQRRQQHRPAPVNRNLLVGGVIMGLALALGINLQQVGLLFTTVTNSGFITGLYVIVVPLLGLLIGQRSSAGIWLGASLAVVGMFLLSVGEGFTVASGDWLQLAGAFVWGVHVLLVGFFASRHDPLRLAFIQFATCALISLLLALLFETATLDGIIAAGPAILYGGLFGVAVGFTLQVVAQQHAIASHAAIILSLEAVFAAIAGALLLGEILALRGYLGCALMFGGMLLAQLWPKPLPGELSGTSANADAARR, encoded by the coding sequence ATGCGAAGCCAAGCCCTGCGCGCTGACCTGTTGATGCTGATCACCGCGATGATCTGGGGCAGTGCCTTCGTCGCCCAGCGCCTGGGCATGGATAACATTGGCCCCTTCCTTTATACCGGCCTGCGCTTTGCCCTGGCCTGCGTGGTGCTGCTGCCCGTGCTGGCCCTGCTGCAACGTCGCCAGCAGCATCGTCCCGCCCCGGTGAATCGCAACCTGCTGGTCGGCGGGGTGATCATGGGGCTGGCCCTGGCGCTGGGAATCAACCTGCAGCAGGTCGGCCTGCTGTTCACCACGGTGACCAACTCCGGCTTCATCACCGGCCTGTACGTGATCGTGGTGCCGCTTCTCGGCCTGCTGATCGGCCAGCGCAGCAGCGCCGGCATCTGGCTGGGCGCCAGTCTGGCGGTGGTCGGCATGTTTCTGCTCAGCGTCGGCGAAGGCTTTACCGTGGCTTCCGGCGACTGGCTGCAACTGGCCGGCGCCTTCGTCTGGGGCGTGCATGTGTTGCTGGTGGGCTTCTTCGCCAGCCGTCACGACCCGCTGCGTCTGGCCTTCATCCAGTTCGCCACCTGCGCGCTGATCAGCCTGTTGCTGGCGCTGCTGTTCGAGACCGCGACACTGGACGGCATCATTGCCGCCGGCCCGGCCATTCTCTACGGCGGCCTGTTCGGCGTGGCGGTGGGCTTCACCCTGCAGGTGGTGGCGCAGCAACATGCCATCGCCTCGCACGCGGCGATCATCCTCTCGCTTGAGGCCGTATTCGCCGCCATCGCCGGCGCCCTGCTGCTGGGTGAAATACTGGCACTGCGCGGCTATCTGGGTTGCGCCCTGATGTTCGGCGGCATGCTGCTGGCGCAGCTGTGGCCCAAGCCACTGCCAGGTGAACTCAGCGGTACGTCTGCAAACGCTGATGCAGCGCGTCGTTGA
- a CDS encoding tRNA-uridine aminocarboxypropyltransferase: protein MTDPAPHAVARLRAERLARSIKPFVARGSRAERCPHCRVQPTHCLCAWRPQVRANAGMCLVMHDIEALKPSNTGWLIADVVPETHAFCWARTAVEPALLELLADPQWQPYLVFPGEYVAPSRVVEEVTLAPGKRPLFVLLDATWTEARKMFRKSPYLDALPVLSLTPAQLSRYRLRRSTRGEHLCTAEVAALCLELAGDQRAGEALDDYLDAFSQHYLAAKRRLPLDLNDALHQRLQTYR from the coding sequence ATGACTGATCCAGCCCCACATGCCGTCGCCCGCCTGCGCGCAGAGCGCCTGGCGCGCAGTATCAAGCCTTTCGTCGCGCGTGGCTCGCGTGCCGAGCGCTGCCCGCACTGTCGGGTGCAGCCGACGCACTGCTTGTGCGCCTGGCGTCCGCAGGTCCGGGCCAATGCCGGCATGTGCCTGGTGATGCACGACATCGAGGCGCTGAAGCCGAGCAATACCGGCTGGCTGATCGCTGACGTGGTACCCGAGACCCATGCCTTCTGTTGGGCACGAACCGCTGTCGAGCCGGCGCTGCTGGAGCTGTTGGCCGATCCGCAGTGGCAGCCCTATCTGGTCTTTCCCGGTGAGTACGTGGCGCCGTCGCGCGTGGTCGAGGAGGTGACATTGGCGCCCGGCAAGCGGCCGCTGTTCGTGCTGCTCGATGCCACCTGGACCGAGGCGCGCAAGATGTTTCGCAAGAGCCCCTATCTGGACGCGCTGCCGGTGCTGAGCCTGACGCCGGCGCAACTATCGCGCTATCGCCTGCGCCGCTCTACCCGTGGTGAGCACCTGTGCACGGCCGAGGTGGCTGCCCTGTGCCTGGAGCTGGCCGGTGATCAGCGTGCCGGCGAGGCACTGGACGACTATCTGGATGCCTTCAGTCAGCATTACCTGGCGGCCAAACGGCGTCTGCCGCTGGATCTCAACGACGCGCTGCATCAGCGTTTGCAGACGTACCGCTGA